Proteins encoded by one window of Xenopus tropicalis strain Nigerian chromosome 6, UCB_Xtro_10.0, whole genome shotgun sequence:
- the ca1 gene encoding carbonic anhydrase 1: MSSLNWGYDSHNGPDQWHKLYPIANGDSQSPIDVKSGEAKADESLKSLSIRYNSDSIKSLVNVGHSFQVLAEDKENPSVVAQGPLKATYRLNQFHFHWGASNDFGSEHTVDGKGYAAELHLVHWNSDKYSSFAEASKNPDGCAVVTVFIKVGSSHPGLQRVVEALELIAAKGKQAAFTNFDASTLLPASMDYWTYQGSLTHPPLLECVTWIIFKEPISASSEQINLFRRILSSAEGEEACPVLANHRPTQPLKGREVRASFQ; the protein is encoded by the exons gcCCAGACCAGTGGCATAAACTTTATCCCATCGCCAATGGAGATTCCCAGTCTCCTATCGATGTTAAAAGCGGAGAAGCAAAAGCAGATGAGTCTCTAAAGTCTCTCAGCATTCGCTACAATTCAGATTCTATCAAGTCCCTAGTCAATGTGGGCCACTCATTCCAAGTGCTGGCCGAGGACAAGGAAAACCCCTCAG TTGTAGCACAGGGGCCTCTTAAAGCAACCTATCGGCTGAATCAGTTCCATTTCCATTGGGGAGCTTCCAATGACTTTGGCTCAGAGCATACTGTGGATGGAAAAGGATATGCagcagag TTACATCTGGTTCACTGGAATTCAGACAAATATTCAAGCTTTGCAGAGGCATCTAAGAATCCCGATGGATGCGCTGTTGTTACAGTTTTCATAAAG GTTGGCAGTTCCCATCCAGGCCTGCAGAGAGTAGTTGAAGCCCTGGAGCTGATTGCTGCAAAG GGTAAACAAGCAGCTTTTACAAATTTTGATGCTTCAACTTTACTGCCTGCTTCCATGGACTACTGGACTTACCAAGGATCTTTGACTCATCCTCCTCTGCTTGAGTGTGTGACCTGGATTATATTCAAGGAACCAATAAGTGCTAGCTCTGAGCAG atAAACTTGTTCCGCAGGATTCTGTCTTCTGCCGAGGGGGAAGAAGCTTGTCCTGTGCTGGCCAATCACCGCCCTACCCAGCCCTTAAAGGGCAGAGAAGTCAGAGCTTCATTCCAATAA